TCGTGGCCCGCGACCCGTACCGGGCCACCACGTCGTCCTCGCAGGCCGCTTTGCATGGCCCGTACGTGTCCTCGTCGAGCTCCTCGGTGTCGCGCACCGGCGGGCGGCGGGGTGTGTCCTCGTCCGAGCCAGGCCCCACGCCCGTCCGCATGTACACAGCATGACTGGAGATGAACAGGTACCGGCCGACCCGGTCGCCGAGCGCATCCATCGCCTGTCCGACGTGACGCGGCACGTATCCGCTGACGTCCACCACGGCGTCCCAGGCGCCGTCTTGAAGTGCTGCGTAGTCCCCGGTGTCCCGGTCTCCGATCAGCCGGGGCACGTCCGGGAAGAGGTCGATGCCAGTTCTGCCCCGGCAGAACAGGTTCACTTCGGCACCCTGACGCAGCGCTTCATCGACAATCGCCCGACCCACGAACGAGGTCCCGCCCAGTACAAGAAGTCGCATAGCGCCCGACAGTAACGCGCCTGCTCGCCACCGCAACCGGGTGGCCAACGTGCGAGATTGGGCGATAGAGGACGGCGGCGTCCGCGATGACAGCCTCGGGAGTCAGGGGCGAATCCACCACGCACATACCCCTCGCCGCCCCAACGAGGGCCGTCGACTGGCCTGATCAATTACGGGACAGCCATTCGGTCTCCCAACCCCATGGGTGAAGGGGACGCTAGGCTCGGTGACCATGAGTCAGAGTGGTTCGCAAGCGGCTGCATTCTTTCTGGACGTTCGCGAAAGAGGCTTGGTCTGGCTTGTCCGCGATGACGCCGGAAGCCCTGCTCCTCTCTCGGAGGACGGGGCACGCAGTCTTCCCTTCTGGTCGACCTCGGCCCGCGCCCAGAGGGCGGCGAAGATCTGGGGACATGGTTTGCGGGTCGCTTCCATGCCCCTGGAAGCCTGGCGCGATCGCGAACTGCCCGATGCCGCACGGGAGGGACTCATGATCGGCATCAACTGGAGCGGGCCGCGTCTCGTCGGCTGGAGCTTTACCCCAATGGAAGTTCTCAACCGGTTGACTAGCTCGCCAGTGCGCGCAGTCGCCCCCATCAGACCTCATGGCTGAGCAGACGCTCTCGCCGAGGCGCCGGAGTCTGCGTAGGTTCATCCGGTGACCTACGACATCATGCTCGTTCGAGTGCAGCCGGGACTGACGCTTCAAGAGACGCTCGACCGCCTCAACGCCGGTTTTGATCCCGATGCCGACCTGCCCGTGCTCCGGCTTACTGATGCGCAACGGGCCGAGTGGGAACGGATCCTGGAGATCGTCTCGCGGGACGTCGGGCCTGTCGAGTCCGCGGAGTATCTCTACAGCCTGACCCTTGAGACGGTGGGTCCGCCGGGACGCGTGCAGTTCGACTACTGCGGGGATACCGCCAACATCGAGGTCGCTTATCACCATTCGGGGCCAACTGCGTTGGCCGTGATGGATCTGGCTTATCGCATCGCTCGCATCGTCGAAGACGAAAGCGGCCTGACCGGTCACGACTTCGAAGTGGGGCAGCCCACCCGCAGCGGCGACCCGGCCAAAGCGGCTGACCGGCTCGGCTGCGTCTCTGATTGGGCTCAGGAAAATCTGGTCTAGAGATGACTACTCCTGCGGGTGGGAAGGAGCTACACCCTTCGGAGCATGTCGCGACCGGTGAGATGCGATCGGGCTGTTTCGTGGAAGGCCGATACCAGGCGGTTGCGCTCGCGGGTGCGGGTGGCGATCACCACGTCGCACGGTTCGATTCCTTGGACGGGAACGGTCGTCAGATCGTGCCTGGGCGTGCTGTTCCCGTCGGCTGCCGGTGCCAGGGCGAGGGCCTGGCCGCCGGCGATGGATTCGAGTTTGTCCGCGTGCGCCTCGACCAGCGGGCCGTCGGGTGCCGGGCGTCCGTCCGGTCGGGGGTCGAGGCGCCAGAAGGCGTCGTAGGCGGGGTCCGGGTAGCGGATGAGGGGTTCGTCGGCGAAGTCGTCGAGGGTGACCGACTCCCTGCCCGCGAGGCGGTGCATTGTCGGCATCAGGAGCACCCGGGGCTCCTGGTACAGGGGCGTCACCCGCAGGCGGTCGGTCGGGAACGGCTCTCGGGCGATGACCGCGTCCACGCGGTGGTCGAGCAGGGCCGTGTGGACATCGCTCCAGTCCAGGTGCAGCGTGGCGACCTGGGCGTCAGGGTGGCGGCTGCGCAGCTCGCGTACTGCGGGGGTGATGATGAGTCCGCCCACGTACCCGATGGTGACGGCGCCGGATGCCGCTGCGGCGCGGGTCGTCGTCGCGGCCAGTTCCGCGGAGCGCAGGAGCGCTTCCGCCTGGGGAAGGAACACCTGTCCGGCCGCGGTGAGGCGGCAGCCCCTGGTGGTGCGGTCTAGCAGGCGGACGCCCAACCGCTTCTCGAGGCTCTGGATCTGGCGGCTCAACGACGGTTGCGCAAGCCGCAGTTCGGCCGCTGCGCGGCGGAAGTTGCCGTGCTCGGCCACGACGGTGAAGTACCGCACCAGGCGAAGGTCGAAGTCGACCGGGGGTACGTGGGCGCTGGGCACTCCTGCATCGTAATCGTGATACCTGATCCGTATCGCGTCGTGCGGAACAGGTCTTGGACGCCGTGTTCCTGCCGCTTCTACCGTCAAGGTACGAACCCGGCGCCGTGCGGCGGGCCGACTTGAAATCATCGAGGGATTCTCATCGTGCGCATTTTCGTCGCAGGGGCAACCGGGTACGTCGGATCGTCCATCGTGAGTGAGTTGCTGCAAGCGGGCCACGAGGCCGTGGGTCTCGCCCGTTCCGATGCCTCCGCGGCGACTCTGGCCAGGGCAGGCATCGCGGTGCACCATGGTGACCTCGCTGACCTGGACAGCTTGCGCGCCGGCGCGGCGAAGGCGGACGGTGTGGTCTTCGCCGCCAACCAGCACATCTCCGAGACCACCGACTCTGCTTCTCGTGCGCGGGTCGAGCTGAATGCGGTGGAGTCGATCGGTTCGGAGTTGGAGCAGACCGGCAAGCCCTTCGTGGTCACCTCGGGGGTCATCGGCCGCACGCCGGGACGGGTGCTGACCGAGGAGGCCCCGGCTGTTCCAAATGCCGTCACCGGCCTGCGGCTCCCGGTTGAGACGTACGTTCTGGCCCTGGGCGGGCGCGGGGTGCGCTCGTCGTCGGTACGGCTGGCGCCGACCGTGCACGGTCGGGGGGACGCGCGCGGGTTCGTCCCGATGCTGATCGGTATCGCTCGTGCGAAGGGTGTCTCGGCCTTTGTCGGCGAGGGCACGAACCGCTGGTCGTCGGTGCACCGGCGGGATGCTGCGGTCCTGTTCCGGCTGGCCGTGGAATCCGCCCCGCCCGGCACTGCGGTGCACGCGGTCGCGGAGGAGGGCGTGCGGTTCCGGGACATCGCCGAGTCCATCGGCCGCCGGTTGAAGCTTCCGGCGGTGAGTCTGACGGCCGAGGAGGCGAGCGGCCACTTCGGCCTTCTCGCCCCGCTGGTGTCGCTCGACAACCCGACGTCCAGCGCGCTGACCCGGGAGCGCTTCGGCTGGGTTCCCGCGCACCTCGGGCTGATCGCGGACATCGAGGAGGGGCATTACTTCAAGGAGCCGTCGTAGGGACGGTGGAGGGCGTCCCCTCACCGGCACGCCCTGGTGTCCGCCCGGAGGCGAGGTGTCCGTGGTGCCGCTGGACAGCACTGGCTCGGGAACTGAGCTGTTTCCCTCCGTGCGCTTCCGGCCACGCGAGCTTCCTTCGGGCGGAGGCGGCCTGCTCCTGCACAAAGGGGTCCGGCACTACAAGTCGTGTACCGCAGAACGCGCCGTGGAGACGAACGCGAGGACGGACGCCCAAAAGGGGTCGTAGTGCTGGTCGAAGTCGGCGAGGGCGTTCCGCTCGCCCGCGATCGCTGCCTCAAGTGCCCGATAGGGCGGCCTGGTTGAGAGCCTGATGGTCTCTGCGGCGTGAGCGACGTTGTCGGGGCCCTCCAGGTTGATCACCCATATGAAGTGGCGGAGCTTGCCGTACGCCTCCCGCAGCCCCGACTGAACCTCCTTGAGGGCGGGGAGTTGTTCGGAGCGCGTGGCACCCGACTTGTGGATGTCCGAGACGGTCCAGTACAGCTCGGCCATCCTGTGCGCCTGCTCGATGAGCCGCACGTAGGCAGCGCGTCGCGCCTCGTTGATCCGGATCGCTCGTTGGGTCTTCTCGGCTGCGGTGGACTGGATCTGTGCCGCGCGGGCGGTTCCGCGGCTCGTGACCCAGCTGGCAAGTACAGCCGTGCCAGCCGTCAGCGAGGAGATCCAGAGGGTTGAGTCACTCATGCATCCGTTTCTTCCCAGTCATGCTCATGGTGATGCAGGTGTTGCGACGGGCGTCGTCGCCACGTCGTACGCCTTCTTCGTCAGTACATACGTGCTGCGACTGTCGGGGTCGCCGAAGTAGAAGTACGGCTGGAGCGCGTGCTGTTCGGTGCGGCGGAGTTCGAAGGTCCAGATGTACGTCTCGGGGGCCGGTTCGCGGTCCGTGAGGGGTGTTTCCGACGTGGGGTCGTCGGGGCGCTGGGCCGACCCCGTGCGGGTCTTGAGGGTGAGGATCAGGTGCTGGCCCCCGCTCCAGCCAGCGGTCTCGGAGGTCAGTCGCCAAGTGCCGGTGCCCGAGAGCCGCCAGCCGGCGTCGAAGTCGAACTCCTGGCCGTCGAGGAGGGCCATCGAGGCCGACCCGTCCTGCCGCAGGGTCAGTTCGGTGCCCTCGGCGCAGCTCCAGGTTCCGACCAGTTCCGCGGAGGTCGCGTCGTGGACGGCCGGGGCTGTGTCGTACATGTGCGGGTTGCAACCAGTGAGCGCGGTCAGGGCCGCCAGAGCAAGCGTGACCCCTCGCTGCACCCGGGACGGGCCGCTCCTCAGCAGTGGAGCCCGCATCACGCAGAGCGCGAAGAGGAGTTGACCCAGGACGGGGACTACGAGCGTCTCCGGATAGGTCACGAACAGCAGAAACCACGTGGGGAGCAGCAGGAGTCCGGCCAGCGGCAGCCGGAAGGCCGAGCCGCTCTGGGTGTTGGCGAGGCCGTACACCGCGCTGATCAGGAGGGACGGGATACCGAGGAACAGCGCGAAGTACAGCCAGTCGTCGTTCTGCAGGCCCTCGTCGGGGACGGCCGACGCCGTCGCGACCAGCGTGAGGAAGAAGGTCACGGCGTACCGCACCGTCAGATCGACGAGCCGCAGCCCCACGATCCACGGCTTCGGCCGGCGCGTGTTCTCGTCCACGGTTCGGTCCCCCAAGGCACGCCGCAGGAACGCAACTCGCCCGGCGGGCGGCTGCGTCGGCCATCCTGCCAAGATTCTTGAACATGTTCAATTGGTGGGGATCGGTGCCCGCGCGCGCCGCCGGACATGTCAGGATGCTCCGCATGTCTGGTCGCGCATTGAGCTTCGGAGTGATGGCGGAAGCGTACGAACGGTTCCGGCCCGGGTATCCCGTGGACCTCTTCGAGAAGGTGATGGCGTACGCGGGGCAGCCCGTACGGACCGCGCTGGAGATCGGCGCCGGGACCGGCAAGGCCACCCGGCTGTTCGCGCAAGCCGGGATCGCTGTCACCGCGACCGACCCCGACGCGGCCATGCTCGCGGAGTTGCGCAAGCACGTGCCGTCGAGCGTCGGGACAGTGCAGGCCGCGTTCGAGGACTTGACGACCGGTGAGTCGTACGGGCTCGTCTATGCGGCCGCCGCGCTGCACTGGACCGAACCGGAGGGGCGGTGGTCACGCATGGCCTCGCTGGTGGAGCCGGGTGGCGTGTTCGCCTCCTTCGGCGGGGCGGTCCAGCTGGCCGATCCGGACGTGCAGGAGGCCGTTCGTGCGGCTCGGGCGCCGTTTCTGGAGAGCGATGACATTCCGTCTCCGGATGGGACTCCGCCCGAGAACCACATGCAGTGGCCCGGGACCGAGCTACAGCAATCCGAGTGGTTCGGTGACGTCCAACAGGTCGTGGTCGAGCGGCGCTTGACGATGAGCGGGCGTGATTTCGTCGGCTATCTGTCGACCGTCTCTGCCTATCTCGTCCTGCCCGCCCCCGAGCGGGAGCAGGTATTCCGGCAGATCTTGCAGGTACTGCCCGAGACGGTCGAGATCGCCGCCGACATCACCGCTCATCTCGCACGCCGACGCTAACGCCGCGACTGCCACGGCCGGCACAGCGCCAGGAAGCACACCGCCGCACCCACCCCGCACGCCAGCTGCACCACCGCCATCGGTACCGCCGTCGACTCCCCCGCTATCCCCACCAGCGGCGACGCCACCGCGCCCAGCAGGAACGTCGACGTGCCGAGCAGAGCCGACGCCGAGCCCGCCGCGTGCGGTGTGCGCATCAGGGCCTGGGCGTTCGTGTTCGGCATCGCCAGGCCCATCGCCGACATCAGTACGAACAGGCCCGCCGCCACCGGGACCAGGCCCGGCTTGCCGAAGACCCCTGACGTCATCAGGAGCAGTGCCGTCGACGCCAGGATGATCACCGTCAGGCCGAAGCCCAGTGCCTTGTCCAGGCTGACCCTGCCCACCAGGATCTTGCCGTTGATCTGGCCTACCGCCACCAGGCCTATCGAGTTCAGGCCGAAGAGGAGGCTGAAGGTCTGGGGGGATGCGCCGTACAGGTCCTGCACCACGAAGGGCGATGCGCTGATGTACGCGAAGAGCGCCGCGAAGGCCAGGCCGCCGGACAGCATGTAGCCCGTGAAGACGCGGTCCGCCAACAGGCCTCGCATCGTGCGGAGTGCGTCGCCCACCCCGCCTGCGTGGCGGCGCTCCGGCGGGAGCGTTTCGTGCAGCCACTTCCAGACGATCAAGGTGAGGAACGTGCCGATCACCGTGAGGAGTGCGAAGACCCCCCTCCAGTCCGTGATCCTCAGGATCTGGCCGCCGATCAAGGGGGCCACCACCGGGGCCACCCCCGAGATCAGCATCAGCGTCGAGAAGAAGCGGGCCATCTCCACGCCGTCGTAGAGGTCGCGGACCACCGCTCGCGCGATCACGATCCCCGCCGCCCCCGCCAGGCCCTGGAGCAGGCGGCACGCGATGAGGAGTTCCGCCGTGGGGGCGAAGGCGCAGAACGCCGTGGCCGCCACGTAGATCACCATGCCGATGAGGAGCGGGCGCCTCCGGCCCCACTTGTCGCTCATCGGGCCCACCACCAGCTGGCCCAGCGCCATGCCCATCAGGCAGGCCGTGAGCGTCAGCTGGACCGTGGCCGCCGGGGCGTGCAGCGCGCCGGTGACCTCCGGGAGCGCCGGGAGGTACATGTCCATCGAGAGCGGCGGCAGTGCCGTCAGCCCGCCCAGGACGAGGGTGACGAGAAGGCCGGTGCGGCGGGTCGCGGCAGGGGCGAGTTGCCCGGTTCGTATGTGGCCGGGCGTGGAGGTCTTCGGCATGGCCTTTATTCTCTCAGCACTGGTGGAGTGGTCGAGACCTTTATGGGGTGGGGCAATGAGCACGGACAGGGTCATTCGCTGGGGTGTGCTGGCTACGGGAGGGATCGCGGCGGCCTTCACCGCCGATCTGCTCGCCATGGAGGGGGCAGAGGTCGTTGCCGTGGGGTCGCGGAGCGACGCTTCCGCTGAAGCCTTCGCCGAGCGGTTCAAGATCCCTCGGGCTTACGGGAGTTGGGCCGGGCTCGCGGGGGATCAAGAAGTTGATGTCGTGTACGTCGCCACCCCGCACTCCGCCCATCGCGAAGCCGCCGGGCTCTGCCTGGAGGCCGGGCGGGCCGTTCTCTGCGAGAAAGCCTTCACCCTGAACCTGCGGGAGGCCGAGGAGCTCGTTGAGATCGCTCGTGCGCGGCAGACCTTCCTCATGGAGGGCATGTGGACCTACTGCAATCCGCTCATCCGCCGCATGGTCGGTCTGGTGCGGGACGGGGCCATCGGTGAAGTCCGTACCGTTCAGGCCGACTTCGGGCTCGCCGGGTCGTTCGGGCCCGAGCACCGGCTGCGCGACCCCGCCCAGGGCGGCGGGGCCCTGCTCGACCTGGGGGTGTACCCCGTTTCATTCGCGCATCTCCTGCTGGGTGAGCCCGATGCCGTACAGGCTCATGCCCTGCTGTCGGACGAAGGTGTTGATCTCAACACCGGGATGCTCCTCGGGTGGTCCGGGTCCGGCGCGTCCGCCCTGCTCTCCTGCTCCGTCACCGGCGACAGCCCCCGCACTGCTTCCGTCACCGGCAGCAAGGGGCGCATCGAGTTCCCCCGCGGCTTCTTCTATCCCGAGCAGTTCGTGCTCCACCGCGACGGCCACGACCCCGAGGAGTTCACCACCGAGGGCGAGCCGCAGGGGTTCGCGTACGAAGCCGCCGAGGTCATGCGGTGTCTGCGCGCCGGTGAGACCGAGTCGCCGCTCGTGCCGCTCGACGGGAGTCTCGCCGTGATGCGGACGCTCGATGCGGTACGGGACCGCATCGGCGTCCGCTATCCCGCGGACGTCTGACCCGCGGACGTCCGACCCGCGGACGTCACACCTGCTTGAGCCCCGGGTTCCCCGCCTCCGTCACGAACGAGCCGACCGTCGAGATCGCGGCTCCGGGCTTGGTGACCCCCGTCACCGCCCGGAAGTCCGCCCTCGTCTGCTGCTCGGTCAGCGTGGCCGTCACATAGCCGCGCCGGCCGTGGTAGAAGCGCATGTGCGGATTGGACGTCATGTACGCGTCCCAGTTGCTCGGCTTGTCCGCGCCGTCGCCGCCGCTCGTGATG
The sequence above is drawn from the Streptomyces sp. NBC_01465 genome and encodes:
- a CDS encoding DUF2750 domain-containing protein — translated: MSQSGSQAAAFFLDVRERGLVWLVRDDAGSPAPLSEDGARSLPFWSTSARAQRAAKIWGHGLRVASMPLEAWRDRELPDAAREGLMIGINWSGPRLVGWSFTPMEVLNRLTSSPVRAVAPIRPHG
- a CDS encoding LysR family transcriptional regulator, which gives rise to MPSAHVPPVDFDLRLVRYFTVVAEHGNFRRAAAELRLAQPSLSRQIQSLEKRLGVRLLDRTTRGCRLTAAGQVFLPQAEALLRSAELAATTTRAAAASGAVTIGYVGGLIITPAVRELRSRHPDAQVATLHLDWSDVHTALLDHRVDAVIAREPFPTDRLRVTPLYQEPRVLLMPTMHRLAGRESVTLDDFADEPLIRYPDPAYDAFWRLDPRPDGRPAPDGPLVEAHADKLESIAGGQALALAPAADGNSTPRHDLTTVPVQGIEPCDVVIATRTRERNRLVSAFHETARSHLTGRDMLRRV
- a CDS encoding SDR family oxidoreductase; translated protein: MRIFVAGATGYVGSSIVSELLQAGHEAVGLARSDASAATLARAGIAVHHGDLADLDSLRAGAAKADGVVFAANQHISETTDSASRARVELNAVESIGSELEQTGKPFVVTSGVIGRTPGRVLTEEAPAVPNAVTGLRLPVETYVLALGGRGVRSSSVRLAPTVHGRGDARGFVPMLIGIARAKGVSAFVGEGTNRWSSVHRRDAAVLFRLAVESAPPGTAVHAVAEEGVRFRDIAESIGRRLKLPAVSLTAEEASGHFGLLAPLVSLDNPTSSALTRERFGWVPAHLGLIADIEEGHYFKEPS
- a CDS encoding class I SAM-dependent methyltransferase — encoded protein: MFNWWGSVPARAAGHVRMLRMSGRALSFGVMAEAYERFRPGYPVDLFEKVMAYAGQPVRTALEIGAGTGKATRLFAQAGIAVTATDPDAAMLAELRKHVPSSVGTVQAAFEDLTTGESYGLVYAAAALHWTEPEGRWSRMASLVEPGGVFASFGGAVQLADPDVQEAVRAARAPFLESDDIPSPDGTPPENHMQWPGTELQQSEWFGDVQQVVVERRLTMSGRDFVGYLSTVSAYLVLPAPEREQVFRQILQVLPETVEIAADITAHLARRR
- a CDS encoding multidrug effflux MFS transporter, with the protein product MPKTSTPGHIRTGQLAPAATRRTGLLVTLVLGGLTALPPLSMDMYLPALPEVTGALHAPAATVQLTLTACLMGMALGQLVVGPMSDKWGRRRPLLIGMVIYVAATAFCAFAPTAELLIACRLLQGLAGAAGIVIARAVVRDLYDGVEMARFFSTLMLISGVAPVVAPLIGGQILRITDWRGVFALLTVIGTFLTLIVWKWLHETLPPERRHAGGVGDALRTMRGLLADRVFTGYMLSGGLAFAALFAYISASPFVVQDLYGASPQTFSLLFGLNSIGLVAVGQINGKILVGRVSLDKALGFGLTVIILASTALLLMTSGVFGKPGLVPVAAGLFVLMSAMGLAMPNTNAQALMRTPHAAGSASALLGTSTFLLGAVASPLVGIAGESTAVPMAVVQLACGVGAAVCFLALCRPWQSRR
- a CDS encoding Gfo/Idh/MocA family protein, producing the protein MSTDRVIRWGVLATGGIAAAFTADLLAMEGAEVVAVGSRSDASAEAFAERFKIPRAYGSWAGLAGDQEVDVVYVATPHSAHREAAGLCLEAGRAVLCEKAFTLNLREAEELVEIARARQTFLMEGMWTYCNPLIRRMVGLVRDGAIGEVRTVQADFGLAGSFGPEHRLRDPAQGGGALLDLGVYPVSFAHLLLGEPDAVQAHALLSDEGVDLNTGMLLGWSGSGASALLSCSVTGDSPRTASVTGSKGRIEFPRGFFYPEQFVLHRDGHDPEEFTTEGEPQGFAYEAAEVMRCLRAGETESPLVPLDGSLAVMRTLDAVRDRIGVRYPADV